The Nitrospinaceae bacterium genome window below encodes:
- the glnA gene encoding glutamine synthetase: MTPKEAVDLAKKNNARMVDMKFMDLLGTWQHFTVPVSEFEEHLFDEGLGFDGSSVRGWQAINASDMLVIPDPATAMMDPFMAAPTVSLLCNIVDPITKEKYTRDPRNIAQKAEAYLKSTGIGDTAYFGPEAEFFIFDDVRYDMGANQSFYQVDSVEGTWNTGRDEGPNLGHKPRHKEGYFPVSPGDSLQDIRTEMVLLMEQVGISMECHHHEVATGGQCEIDMRFSPLVKCADNLQWYKYIVKNVAKQHNKTATFMPKPLYGDNGSGMHVHQSIWKDGKPLFAGNGYAGFSEMGLHYIGGILKHSRAICAFTGPTTNSYKRLVPGFEAPVNLAYSSSNRSAACRIPMYSPSPKAKRVEVRYPDPSCNGYLAFSVMLMAGLDGIENKIDPGEPLDKNIYALGPEELAGIPTLPHSLDEALTALEEDHDFLLKGDVFTQDVVDQWIDYKRENDIANLRLRPHPMEFKMYYDV; this comes from the coding sequence ATGACCCCCAAGGAAGCGGTGGATTTGGCGAAGAAAAATAATGCCCGAATGGTGGATATGAAATTTATGGACCTTCTGGGCACGTGGCAGCATTTTACGGTTCCCGTCAGTGAGTTTGAGGAGCATCTCTTTGATGAAGGACTGGGGTTCGATGGCTCCAGTGTCCGTGGATGGCAGGCGATCAACGCCAGCGACATGCTGGTTATTCCCGATCCTGCGACTGCCATGATGGACCCTTTCATGGCGGCTCCCACAGTGAGTTTGCTCTGTAATATTGTCGACCCGATCACCAAGGAAAAATACACCCGCGACCCCCGGAATATTGCGCAAAAAGCCGAAGCCTACCTGAAGTCCACTGGCATTGGTGACACGGCTTATTTTGGTCCGGAAGCTGAGTTTTTTATTTTCGATGACGTTCGCTATGATATGGGCGCTAACCAATCGTTTTATCAAGTGGACTCTGTAGAAGGAACCTGGAATACCGGACGCGATGAAGGCCCGAACCTAGGTCATAAGCCTCGTCATAAGGAAGGCTATTTCCCGGTATCTCCTGGGGACAGCCTGCAGGATATTCGTACGGAAATGGTGCTGTTGATGGAGCAGGTAGGAATTTCCATGGAGTGCCATCATCACGAAGTTGCCACGGGTGGACAGTGTGAAATAGACATGCGTTTTTCTCCTCTGGTCAAATGCGCGGATAATTTGCAATGGTATAAATACATCGTCAAAAACGTCGCCAAACAACATAACAAAACCGCCACCTTCATGCCCAAACCCTTGTATGGAGATAACGGATCGGGAATGCACGTCCATCAAAGTATCTGGAAGGATGGCAAACCCCTTTTTGCGGGCAACGGTTATGCGGGTTTCAGTGAAATGGGCCTCCACTATATTGGCGGAATCCTAAAACATTCACGCGCCATCTGTGCTTTTACGGGGCCCACTACCAATTCCTACAAACGGTTGGTTCCAGGGTTTGAGGCTCCCGTCAATCTGGCCTATTCCAGCTCCAACCGCAGTGCGGCCTGTCGGATTCCCATGTATTCTCCGAGCCCGAAGGCCAAACGGGTGGAGGTGCGTTACCCCGATCCCTCGTGCAACGGGTACTTGGCTTTTTCAGTCATGCTCATGGCGGGGCTGGACGGTATTGAAAATAAAATCGACCCCGGTGAACCGCTTGATAAAAATATTTATGCGTTGGGTCCGGAAGAGCTCGCGGGAATTCCCACTCTTCCCCATTCGCTGGATGAGGCGTTAACTGCCTTGGAAGAGGACCACGATTTCCTTCTCAAAGGAGATGTGTTCACTCAGGATGTCGTCGATCAATGGATCGATTACAAACGGGAAAATGATATCGCCAACCTTCGGTTACGGCCTCATCCCATGGAATTCAAAATGTATTACGACGTTTAA
- the cimA gene encoding (R)-citramalate synthase: MRLIKIYDTTLRDGSQSEDVSFTVEDKIRIAHKLDEFGVHYIEGGWPGSNPKDMEFFEKVRHATLKNSKVVAFGSTRYPGKTVEEDSNIQHLLKAETEVITIFGKSWDLHVEAALSTDQDENLRMITESLTHLKKHSGEVIFDAEHFFDGYKCNPEYAMKVVAEAESAGADWIVLCDTNGGSLPWEISKIFEEVKRSVNVGLGIHCHNDSELAVANSLKAVESGAGQVQGTINGYGERCGNANLVSIIPNLKLKMGLDCVTDEQMKNLKEVSSFVDELANKAHWNHQPYVGQSAFAHKGGIHVSAIQKNRLTYEHIDPEAVGNRQRILISDLSGKSNIVFKAKEFGIDVNGSDPKVRKILDNLKALENLGYQYEGAEGSFELLMHDALGDKEIFFDFVGFRVIVEKRQEDEEPISEATVKVRVNGVLEVTAAEGTGPVNALDKAIKKALIRFYPELEEVNLFDYKVRILDEKKGTRSKIRVLVESGDHHSKWGTVGVSENIIEASWQALIDGIEYKLNSFSKNKTPS, translated from the coding sequence ATGCGATTGATTAAAATATACGACACAACCTTAAGAGACGGTTCTCAATCGGAAGATGTGTCCTTCACCGTGGAAGACAAAATTCGCATTGCCCACAAGCTGGACGAATTTGGAGTTCACTATATTGAAGGCGGATGGCCGGGGTCCAATCCCAAGGACATGGAATTTTTTGAAAAGGTCCGGCACGCCACCTTGAAAAATTCAAAAGTAGTGGCATTTGGAAGCACCCGTTATCCGGGAAAGACCGTCGAGGAAGACAGCAATATCCAACATCTCCTCAAGGCGGAAACGGAGGTGATCACCATCTTCGGAAAATCCTGGGACCTGCATGTAGAGGCCGCATTGTCCACGGATCAGGATGAAAATCTCCGCATGATCACTGAAAGCCTGACTCATTTAAAAAAACACAGCGGGGAAGTGATATTTGACGCGGAACATTTTTTCGACGGCTATAAATGCAACCCGGAATACGCAATGAAAGTGGTTGCGGAAGCCGAATCGGCAGGCGCCGACTGGATCGTTTTGTGCGACACCAATGGCGGCTCTCTTCCCTGGGAAATCAGCAAAATTTTCGAAGAAGTGAAACGGTCGGTGAACGTGGGTCTCGGAATTCACTGTCATAACGATTCCGAACTTGCCGTGGCCAATTCCCTGAAAGCCGTGGAAAGCGGCGCCGGGCAGGTTCAGGGAACCATCAACGGTTATGGAGAACGCTGCGGCAACGCCAATCTCGTGTCCATCATCCCCAATCTGAAACTCAAAATGGGATTGGATTGCGTGACCGACGAGCAGATGAAGAACCTGAAAGAAGTATCTTCCTTTGTGGATGAACTGGCCAACAAAGCCCATTGGAACCACCAGCCATATGTCGGGCAAAGCGCGTTTGCCCATAAGGGCGGAATCCATGTGAGCGCCATTCAGAAGAACCGTCTCACTTACGAACACATCGACCCGGAAGCCGTCGGCAATCGCCAGCGCATCCTGATCTCCGACCTGTCGGGAAAAAGCAATATCGTTTTCAAGGCGAAGGAATTCGGTATCGATGTCAACGGCAGCGACCCGAAAGTCCGAAAAATTCTCGACAATTTAAAGGCCCTGGAGAATCTGGGGTACCAGTACGAGGGTGCGGAAGGGTCTTTCGAATTATTGATGCACGACGCGTTGGGCGACAAAGAAATTTTCTTTGATTTCGTCGGATTCCGGGTCATCGTTGAAAAACGCCAGGAGGACGAGGAGCCGATTTCCGAAGCCACCGTCAAAGTCCGTGTCAACGGCGTTCTGGAAGTGACTGCCGCCGAAGGAACGGGACCGGTCAATGCTTTGGACAAGGCCATCAAAAAAGCGTTGATCAGATTTTATCCCGAACTTGAAGAAGTTAATTTATTCGACTACAAAGTGAGAATCCTCGATGAAAAAAAAGGCACCCGTTCCAAAATCCGGGTGTTGGTGGAGTCCGGGGACCATCATTCCAAATGGGGCACGGTCGGGGTTTCGGAAAACATCATCGAAGCCAGCTGGCAGGCCCTCATCGACGGCATCGAATACAAACTCAACTCCTTTTCTAAAAACAAGACACCCTCCTAG
- the glnE gene encoding glutamate-ammonia-ligase adenylyltransferase, with product MFIFLVSDLEGTNIKPDWLQSLYQGLSCPSDGIAELKNFGFEDVEKAWKTLGVLSAQANFSRLLPGFFPALMELVSQSYNADLALTNFERFADKIHDKNYLYTFLTESPDLLHALITLFSGSQILTDTLLKEPSHFDWLKHPDILNKRRSKDALMRDFHEMSEGHSEDVPRLLRRFKKREYIRIGLRDLLGKAEMQETVGDISNLADVCLQIAYDYADKECEKKYGIPYYQDADGNWKVSEFTILGMGKLGGSELNFSSDIDLIYIYTSSKGETQPEEESGHSTVRLSNHEYFTKLAQLVTKTIHEITSEGNVFRVDLDLRPEGPSGEIANSLASCEIYYQSWGRTWERQALLKARVCAGSIPLGQEFFSLLSPFIYRRSLDFSAIEEIKAMKNKINAHLKGKKIGKGDIKLGFGGIREVEFTVQAYQLLFGGRDETLRVIPTLKLMERLRECQYLTAEDYENLRQAYIFLRNLENRVQISFGLQTHVLPKDDVQLAVLARKMRLTGDRPQVLVERLLGEFDRHTRFVGNMFANLFVEEARQEATQIASKESERKLLKEEWLAVDQLEERGFADPERIARFLESLRDGPQFSHPTEKSIQSFYSVLPRILALSVGVPKPDSAVENLVKFVDASGARETYLNLFNSTGKFLELLIILFGSSDLLSQTLIKQPDLVDIFMDQESIYRYKPPEQVDEDWTRVLKSCKNFDAKKIALRRLKQGEELRIGIRYLIKEADLMGTLADLSSLADSYLQIVADLAYQELNGKSSDALPNDFAIFGLGKLGGGELNFGSDLDIIFVYDEPQFSESPLTPAELIAHYVSYSQLIYQLTSEMTSAGYAYKVDTDLRPDGSRGDLALSVKGYEEYFKTRARIWEQQAMTRARFVAGNATLGEKFLKVAHEFAYRKKFEYGSLIEISRLRERMEKELAKESTKGKNIKLGFGGLVDIEFSLQILQLMHGYQNPKLRCTNMLDVLKVVAAYGILDQKAVDQMSEYYVFLRNLECALRIVGISSSNHLPKDKFSLAALSRLLGYEGKKVDQQADALLVDYDEITGQVRALYRKMLDTWLRTAL from the coding sequence TTGTTCATTTTTTTAGTGTCCGATTTGGAGGGTACGAACATCAAGCCCGATTGGTTGCAATCTCTGTATCAAGGACTTTCCTGCCCTTCGGATGGGATTGCTGAACTCAAAAATTTTGGGTTTGAAGATGTGGAAAAAGCCTGGAAGACACTCGGGGTATTATCTGCACAGGCAAATTTTTCCAGACTGCTGCCTGGTTTTTTCCCTGCGTTAATGGAGTTGGTTTCCCAGTCCTACAATGCCGATCTGGCCTTGACCAACTTCGAACGGTTTGCGGATAAAATTCACGACAAAAATTATTTATATACTTTTCTTACGGAAAGCCCTGACCTTCTCCATGCGCTGATCACTCTTTTTTCAGGCAGTCAAATTCTAACGGACACTCTCCTTAAGGAACCTTCTCATTTTGACTGGTTGAAGCATCCGGATATCTTAAATAAACGACGGTCGAAGGATGCTCTCATGCGGGATTTTCATGAGATGTCCGAAGGCCATTCAGAAGATGTGCCCCGTCTTTTGCGACGATTTAAAAAAAGAGAATACATTCGCATTGGGTTGCGCGACCTGTTGGGAAAGGCGGAGATGCAGGAAACGGTGGGGGATATTTCCAATCTGGCGGATGTCTGCCTGCAGATCGCCTATGACTATGCCGACAAGGAGTGTGAAAAAAAATATGGAATTCCTTACTATCAGGATGCCGACGGAAACTGGAAGGTCTCGGAATTCACCATTCTCGGAATGGGCAAGCTGGGGGGCAGTGAGCTCAATTTCAGCTCAGACATCGATCTCATCTATATTTATACATCCAGCAAGGGAGAGACCCAGCCGGAGGAAGAATCCGGACACTCCACCGTACGCCTGAGCAATCACGAATACTTCACCAAGCTGGCGCAGTTGGTCACTAAAACCATTCACGAGATCACCTCGGAAGGCAACGTGTTTCGTGTGGATCTTGATCTTCGCCCGGAAGGGCCTAGTGGAGAAATCGCCAATTCGCTTGCAAGTTGTGAGATCTATTATCAATCCTGGGGGCGGACCTGGGAACGGCAAGCTCTTTTAAAGGCTCGTGTTTGTGCCGGGAGCATTCCCCTGGGCCAGGAATTCTTTTCTCTATTGTCCCCTTTTATCTACAGGCGAAGTCTCGATTTCTCGGCGATTGAAGAAATCAAGGCCATGAAAAACAAAATCAATGCGCACCTGAAAGGTAAGAAAATCGGCAAGGGTGATATCAAGCTCGGGTTTGGCGGCATCCGCGAAGTCGAATTTACCGTCCAGGCCTATCAACTATTGTTTGGCGGCCGAGACGAGACCCTGCGGGTGATTCCCACACTAAAGTTAATGGAGCGGTTGCGAGAATGTCAATATTTGACGGCGGAGGATTATGAAAACCTCCGGCAGGCGTATATTTTCTTGCGGAATTTGGAAAACCGTGTGCAAATTTCTTTTGGTTTGCAAACCCATGTATTGCCAAAGGATGATGTCCAACTTGCCGTTCTGGCCAGAAAAATGCGGCTGACGGGAGATCGCCCGCAGGTTCTGGTCGAGCGGTTGCTCGGCGAATTTGACCGTCATACGCGATTTGTTGGCAATATGTTTGCCAATTTGTTTGTTGAGGAAGCGAGACAGGAAGCGACTCAAATTGCTTCTAAAGAATCGGAGCGAAAATTATTGAAAGAAGAATGGCTCGCGGTAGACCAATTGGAAGAAAGGGGTTTTGCCGATCCCGAGCGGATCGCCCGGTTTTTAGAATCGTTGCGGGATGGACCGCAATTTTCTCATCCCACTGAAAAAAGCATTCAAAGTTTTTATTCCGTTCTTCCCCGAATCCTGGCTCTCAGCGTTGGTGTTCCCAAACCCGATTCAGCCGTTGAAAACCTTGTTAAATTTGTCGATGCCAGCGGCGCCCGGGAAACCTATTTGAACCTTTTTAATTCCACGGGCAAATTCCTCGAGCTTTTGATCATTTTGTTTGGAAGCAGCGATTTGCTTTCTCAAACTCTGATAAAACAACCGGATCTCGTTGATATTTTCATGGACCAGGAGTCCATTTACCGCTATAAACCCCCGGAACAAGTCGATGAAGATTGGACGCGGGTCTTGAAGTCCTGTAAGAATTTTGACGCAAAAAAAATCGCTCTTCGCCGTCTCAAACAAGGCGAGGAACTGAGAATAGGAATTCGCTACCTGATCAAAGAGGCCGATCTGATGGGGACGCTGGCCGATCTTTCTTCGCTGGCCGATTCGTATCTGCAAATTGTTGCCGACTTGGCCTATCAGGAACTGAATGGCAAATCATCGGACGCGCTTCCCAACGATTTCGCCATCTTCGGTTTGGGAAAATTGGGCGGCGGAGAGCTGAACTTTGGATCGGACCTCGATATTATTTTTGTTTACGATGAGCCGCAGTTTTCGGAGTCTCCTCTTACGCCAGCGGAATTGATTGCGCACTATGTGAGCTACTCGCAATTGATTTATCAACTGACTTCGGAAATGACCTCGGCTGGTTACGCCTACAAAGTCGATACCGATCTCAGGCCCGACGGCAGCAGGGGGGATCTCGCCCTTTCGGTCAAAGGCTATGAAGAATATTTTAAAACCCGTGCCCGGATCTGGGAACAACAGGCGATGACACGGGCGCGCTTTGTCGCGGGAAACGCGACTCTGGGAGAAAAGTTTCTTAAAGTCGCCCACGAATTTGCTTACCGGAAAAAATTTGAATATGGATCTTTGATCGAAATTTCCCGTTTGCGGGAACGCATGGAAAAGGAACTGGCAAAAGAATCGACGAAGGGCAAAAACATCAAGCTTGGCTTTGGCGGTCTGGTGGATATCGAATTTTCTCTGCAGATTTTGCAATTGATGCATGGCTATCAGAACCCGAAGCTACGCTGTACCAATATGCTCGACGTATTAAAAGTCGTTGCCGCGTATGGAATTCTCGATCAAAAGGCCGTGGACCAGATGTCGGAATACTATGTATTTTTAAGAAACCTGGAATGCGCTCTGCGTATCGTCGGCATCTCTTCTTCCAATCATCTTCCAAAAGATAAGTTTTCGCTGGCGGCTCTTTCCAGGTTGTTAGGTTATGAAGGAAAGAAGGTTGATCAACAGGCGGATGCGCTTCTTGTTGATTATGATGAAATCACAGGGCAGGTCCGTGCCTTGTACCGTAAAATGCTCGATACGTGGCTGCGAACGGCTCTATAG
- the glnB_1 gene encoding nitrogen regulatory protein P-II 1, which translates to MKKVEAIIKPFKLDEVKDKLNEIGVKGITVSEVKGFGRQKGHTELYRGAEYVVDFLPKIKLEIIISDGQVEDVINTIMSAAQTGRIGDGKIFVTDLQDTIRIRTGERGEEAI; encoded by the coding sequence ATGAAGAAGGTGGAAGCCATTATTAAACCGTTCAAGCTCGACGAAGTGAAAGATAAGTTAAATGAGATCGGGGTCAAGGGTATCACGGTGAGCGAAGTTAAGGGATTTGGCCGCCAAAAAGGGCACACCGAATTGTACCGCGGCGCCGAATATGTCGTTGATTTTCTTCCTAAAATCAAGCTGGAAATCATCATCAGCGACGGTCAGGTGGAAGATGTGATCAATACCATTATGTCCGCCGCCCAAACGGGAAGAATCGGCGACGGAAAGATCTTTGTGACTGACCTGCAGGATACCATCCGTATCCGGACTGGAGAGAGAGGCGAAGAAGCGATTTAA
- a CDS encoding isomerase, which produces MGAKIIQVDAFTSEPFKGNPAAVCILDEPRDEKWMQHLAEEMNLSETAFLVPDAEAFHLRWFTPTTEVDLCGHATLASAHALWESGILKPEQPARFDTKSGRLTARLKGEWIELDFPANTVEKIQAPKGLLEALGGHGKFTGWDGTDYLVEVESESQVRALTPDLKALKRFPARGISVTSRADSKDFDFVSRFFAPAAGIDEDPVTGSAHCSLGPFWAIRLGRQELLGYQASSRGGFVRVSLNGGRVLLGGQAVTVFQGELF; this is translated from the coding sequence GTGGGTGCAAAAATAATTCAAGTGGATGCTTTCACTTCGGAACCTTTTAAAGGCAATCCGGCGGCGGTTTGTATTCTGGATGAGCCACGGGATGAGAAATGGATGCAACATCTCGCCGAAGAGATGAATCTATCCGAAACCGCTTTTCTGGTTCCGGATGCCGAGGCTTTTCATTTGCGCTGGTTCACGCCCACGACGGAGGTGGATCTATGCGGGCATGCAACGTTGGCGAGTGCGCATGCATTGTGGGAGTCGGGCATATTGAAGCCAGAACAGCCGGCCCGGTTCGATACAAAAAGCGGCCGGTTGACAGCGCGTCTTAAAGGCGAATGGATTGAGCTGGATTTCCCGGCAAACACCGTTGAAAAAATTCAAGCGCCGAAGGGTTTGCTGGAGGCGCTTGGAGGGCATGGAAAATTTACCGGCTGGGATGGAACGGACTATCTGGTGGAGGTCGAATCGGAATCGCAGGTTCGCGCACTGACGCCCGATTTAAAGGCGTTAAAAAGATTTCCCGCAAGAGGGATCAGTGTGACCAGCAGGGCGGATTCGAAAGATTTCGATTTTGTCTCCCGGTTTTTTGCGCCGGCCGCCGGGATCGATGAAGACCCGGTGACGGGTTCCGCGCATTGCAGCTTAGGGCCTTTCTGGGCTATTAGGCTGGGCAGGCAAGAATTGCTGGGTTACCAGGCGTCATCGCGTGGTGGTTTTGTGCGGGTTTCTTTGAATGGGGGTCGGGTCTTACTTGGAGGGCAAGCGGTGACCGTGTTTCAAGGGGAGTTGTTCTAG
- the lpxB gene encoding lipid-A-disaccharide synthase, translating into MSKKSYRILIVAGEASGDLHGSHLVEALNLLHPDSRFFGMGGKKMRSEGVDTFFDIERMGAVGAIEILGELPLYIKVYRKLAAEISSGSYDAAILIDYPTLNLRLAKLCKRANVPVFYFISPQIWAWRKGRIKQIRETVNRMFVVLPFEESLYLDAGVDAEFLGHPFADKVFPSMEKEVACKEFRLDSGKKIIGLLPGSRKNEIQSLLQVMVEAAEKIQKELSNCQFVLPIADSIDPEMIRQKLNGNPLDIRLVTGKTYDVMNCCDFVIIASGSATLEAGILGCPMVIVYKLNPITYYLARILIDTEMIGLVNIVAGEPVAAELIQGEANAENIKQEAVDLLNNPERLKAVKSRLLKIRESLGEPGVMKRVAESICQYLDQPAGHEKISQ; encoded by the coding sequence ATGTCGAAAAAATCCTATCGCATACTTATTGTCGCCGGGGAAGCTTCCGGGGATCTCCATGGAAGCCACTTGGTGGAAGCTCTCAATTTGCTGCATCCCGACAGTCGGTTTTTTGGTATGGGTGGAAAGAAAATGCGTTCCGAAGGGGTGGATACATTTTTTGACATCGAACGGATGGGAGCCGTTGGCGCCATCGAAATTCTGGGAGAATTGCCGCTCTATATCAAAGTTTACCGCAAGCTGGCCGCGGAGATATCTTCAGGAAGCTACGATGCCGCTATCCTCATCGATTACCCTACGCTGAATCTGCGTCTGGCCAAGTTGTGCAAACGGGCGAACGTTCCGGTGTTTTATTTTATCAGTCCGCAAATCTGGGCCTGGCGCAAAGGGCGGATCAAACAGATTCGTGAAACCGTCAACCGCATGTTTGTGGTTCTGCCATTTGAGGAGAGCCTGTACCTCGATGCCGGTGTGGACGCCGAGTTTTTAGGTCATCCTTTTGCCGACAAAGTGTTTCCAAGTATGGAAAAGGAAGTTGCGTGTAAGGAATTTCGTCTGGACTCCGGTAAAAAAATCATTGGTTTGCTTCCGGGCAGCCGCAAAAATGAAATACAGTCTCTGTTGCAGGTGATGGTTGAAGCGGCTGAAAAGATTCAAAAGGAATTGTCAAATTGCCAGTTTGTCTTACCAATTGCGGACTCTATTGATCCTGAAATGATACGTCAGAAATTAAACGGAAACCCATTAGACATTCGCCTCGTCACCGGAAAAACCTACGATGTCATGAATTGTTGTGACTTTGTCATCATCGCGTCCGGTTCTGCCACACTGGAGGCAGGAATACTGGGGTGTCCGATGGTGATCGTTTACAAGCTCAACCCGATCACTTATTATCTGGCGAGAATCCTGATCGACACGGAGATGATCGGCCTGGTCAATATTGTCGCCGGGGAACCGGTGGCTGCCGAATTGATTCAGGGAGAAGCGAATGCCGAGAACATCAAACAGGAAGCGGTGGACCTTCTCAATAACCCTGAACGGTTGAAAGCGGTGAAATCGCGGCTTCTAAAAATTCGCGAATCTCTGGGAGAACCTGGAGTGATGAAACGTGTGGCGGAAAGCATATGCCAGTATCTCGATCAGCCTGCCGGACATGAAAAAATTTCTCAATAA
- the mviM gene encoding oxidoreductase, translated as MGEVKAGVIGVGKMGEYHVGVLSEMSEVTLVGVVDIDEDRARSIAKNFGCSYYTDYRDIFEKVDVVVIAVPTSLHYSVAKDSLIAGTHALLEKPCADNLDQARELFDLATDKGLTLHVGHIERFNGAVQELHKIVSDPIYVECKRMSSFNERIKDDGVVLDVMIHDIDIILNLINSKVVKTHVLGTSVFSKKDDLVSVQLEFENGCIASIVASRASQNKERTLSVTQKDSYVLLDYTDQEIYVHRQSSSEHQLSKGSLRYKQESLVERIFVHKENPLKLELQHFIDCAKNGSPRKVGVDSELYSLEIALNILENYNQLGNKPGA; from the coding sequence ATGGGTGAGGTCAAAGCAGGCGTTATCGGTGTGGGCAAAATGGGAGAGTATCATGTCGGTGTCTTATCGGAAATGAGTGAAGTCACCCTTGTCGGGGTGGTGGATATTGATGAGGACCGGGCCCGCTCCATCGCCAAAAACTTTGGTTGTTCTTATTATACCGACTACCGGGATATCTTCGAAAAAGTGGATGTGGTTGTCATTGCCGTTCCCACTTCATTGCATTATTCCGTTGCCAAAGATTCTCTTATTGCAGGAACCCATGCGCTTCTGGAGAAACCTTGCGCCGATAACCTGGACCAGGCGAGAGAACTTTTTGACCTTGCAACTGATAAAGGGTTGACCCTTCATGTTGGCCATATCGAGCGGTTCAACGGTGCGGTTCAGGAACTTCATAAAATTGTGTCCGATCCGATTTATGTGGAATGCAAGCGGATGAGTTCTTTTAATGAACGGATCAAGGATGATGGGGTCGTGCTTGACGTCATGATCCACGATATTGATATTATTCTAAACCTCATCAATTCCAAGGTTGTAAAAACTCACGTGCTGGGGACATCTGTTTTTTCCAAGAAAGATGATTTAGTGAGCGTGCAACTGGAATTTGAAAACGGATGCATAGCAAGCATTGTCGCCAGCCGCGCATCGCAGAATAAAGAAAGAACCCTTTCAGTCACGCAGAAGGATTCTTACGTTCTTTTGGACTACACCGACCAGGAAATATATGTTCACAGGCAGTCTTCCTCAGAGCATCAACTCAGTAAAGGATCGCTCAGGTACAAGCAGGAATCCCTGGTGGAACGTATTTTTGTTCATAAGGAAAATCCGCTCAAGCTGGAACTCCAGCATTTCATCGACTGCGCTAAAAATGGAAGTCCCCGGAAAGTGGGAGTCGACAGCGAGCTTTATTCTCTGGAGATCGCCTTGAACATCCTCGAGAATTACAATCAGCTTGGAAATAAACCGGGTGCATGA
- a CDS encoding aspartokinase: MGSLIVQKYGGTSVGTIDQIKRVAQRIAEVEKSGKDIVVVVSAMAGETDKLLKMAKEISSAPQQREVDLLLSSGERISCALLTIALNEIGCPAVSMTGRQIGLQTDNTHTRARIKQIDGERCKHYLQNNHVVVVAGFQGINEHGDVTTLGRGGSDTSAVALAVALKAEQCEIYTDVDGVYTADPRVVPDARKLDTISYEEMLEMASLGAKVLQIRCVEFAKKYNMPLIVRSSYNNNPGTLISEEDPKMEQPVVSGIMYDKNQAKITVKEVPDQPGIAAKLFKALAEASVSVDMIIQNISEEGHTDISFTVTTEHLTDAMAEVNRVDREIKAAKITSDSDICKISIVGAGMKSHSGIAATMFQTLSKENINIMMISTSEIKVSCVIDEKYTELATRSLHEAFGLKSEPVPVSGQGASEKKMKAL, translated from the coding sequence ATGGGCTCACTCATAGTGCAAAAATATGGCGGGACCTCGGTCGGAACCATCGACCAGATCAAACGCGTGGCCCAGAGGATCGCCGAGGTGGAAAAATCCGGCAAAGACATCGTGGTGGTGGTTTCCGCCATGGCCGGGGAAACCGACAAGCTGCTGAAAATGGCCAAGGAAATTTCCTCCGCCCCTCAGCAGCGGGAGGTCGATCTTCTGCTTTCCTCCGGCGAACGGATTTCATGCGCTCTGTTGACCATTGCCTTAAACGAGATCGGTTGCCCTGCGGTTTCGATGACCGGACGGCAGATCGGACTGCAAACCGACAACACGCATACCCGCGCGAGAATCAAGCAAATCGATGGAGAACGGTGTAAACATTATTTGCAGAATAATCACGTCGTGGTCGTCGCCGGGTTCCAGGGCATCAACGAGCACGGAGATGTCACCACCCTAGGACGCGGAGGCTCGGACACGTCCGCCGTTGCGTTAGCCGTCGCATTGAAAGCCGAACAGTGCGAGATCTATACCGATGTGGACGGGGTCTACACCGCCGACCCGCGAGTGGTTCCGGACGCGCGCAAACTGGACACCATCTCCTATGAAGAAATGCTGGAAATGGCCAGTTTAGGCGCAAAGGTTCTACAGATCCGTTGCGTGGAATTTGCCAAGAAGTACAATATGCCTCTCATCGTGAGGTCCTCATACAATAACAACCCAGGAACCTTGATCTCCGAGGAGGATCCGAAAATGGAACAACCGGTCGTTTCCGGAATCATGTACGACAAAAATCAGGCCAAGATCACGGTCAAGGAGGTTCCCGATCAGCCGGGCATTGCCGCCAAACTGTTTAAAGCGCTGGCGGAAGCCTCGGTGTCGGTGGACATGATCATTCAAAATATCAGCGAGGAAGGACATACGGACATTTCCTTCACGGTCACCACCGAACATTTGACCGATGCCATGGCTGAAGTCAATCGGGTGGACCGTGAAATCAAAGCGGCCAAAATCACATCCGACAGTGACATCTGCAAAATCTCCATTGTCGGGGCGGGGATGAAAAGTCATTCAGGCATCGCGGCCACCATGTTCCAAACGCTTTCGAAAGAGAACATCAACATCATGATGATCAGCACATCCGAAATCAAGGTCTCCTGTGTGATCGACGAAAAGTACACCGAACTGGCCACCCGCTCCCTGCACGAGGCTTTTGGCTTAAAATCGGAGCCGGTCCCGGTTTCCGGTCAGGGGGCTTCCGAAAAAAAAATGAAAGCGTTATAG